A portion of the Paucilactobacillus hokkaidonensis JCM 18461 genome contains these proteins:
- a CDS encoding helix-turn-helix domain-containing protein: MSALGNKEIMAKNIQRLMKSKGIDRNKMSDDLNIKYTTLTAWIKGDSYPRIDKIELMARYFGVSKSDLVEEQNQNRNEPADLVAAHIDEDTPDEEKEQIINFIENLKKARSNNE, translated from the coding sequence ATGAGTGCATTAGGGAATAAAGAAATTATGGCAAAAAATATTCAACGATTAATGAAATCAAAAGGAATTGATCGAAATAAAATGTCTGATGACTTAAACATCAAGTACACCACTTTAACTGCTTGGATTAAAGGAGATTCATATCCACGCATTGATAAAATCGAGTTAATGGCACGTTATTTTGGTGTTTCAAAAAGTGATTTGGTTGAAGAGCAAAATCAAAATAGAAATGAACCTGCCGATCTTGTAGCTGCTCACATTGACGAAGACACACCAGATGAAGAAAAAGAACAAATTATTAACTTCATTGAAAATTTAAAAAAGGCTCGTTCAAATAATGAGTAA
- a CDS encoding helix-turn-helix transcriptional regulator, protein MTMTLKALRANQDLNQEDAAKKIGVTKWTWANYENGKSFPNIMTIKKIEKEFDVKYSDINFLP, encoded by the coding sequence ATGACAATGACACTTAAAGCGTTAAGAGCTAACCAAGATTTAAACCAAGAAGATGCTGCTAAAAAGATCGGTGTCACTAAGTGGACGTGGGCTAACTATGAGAATGGAAAATCGTTTCCAAATATAATGACGATTAAGAAAATCGAAAAGGAGTTCGACGTTAAGTATAGTGATATTAATTTTTTGCCGTAA
- a CDS encoding phage antirepressor KilAC domain-containing protein, translating into MNDLVIMKEQQAVTSSLQVSETFGKNHHDVLDAIDNLTQENHGVKNMFSESLYTNSRGRQYRQIFMNRDGFTLLAMGFTGTRALGFKLKYIDAFNQMERQIEQTGGYQVPTNMAEALRLAADQAEQIEVLKPKALFADAVATSHTSILVGDLAKILKQNGIETGTRRLFNWLREQHYLISRKGADYNSPTQRSMELGLFEIKESTHINGDGVTVTTKTPKVTGKGQNYFINRFIQAN; encoded by the coding sequence ATGAACGATTTAGTAATTATGAAAGAACAGCAAGCAGTAACAAGCAGCTTGCAGGTATCGGAAACGTTTGGAAAGAATCATCATGATGTCTTAGATGCCATCGACAATCTCACTCAGGAAAATCACGGAGTGAAAAATATGTTTTCAGAATCCCTATATACGAATAGCCGTGGCAGACAATATCGGCAAATCTTTATGAATCGCGACGGTTTTACATTATTGGCTATGGGATTCACTGGTACACGGGCATTAGGATTCAAACTTAAGTACATTGATGCATTCAATCAAATGGAACGACAGATTGAACAAACAGGTGGTTACCAAGTACCAACTAATATGGCTGAGGCATTACGGCTTGCAGCGGATCAGGCTGAACAAATTGAAGTATTAAAGCCAAAAGCACTATTTGCTGACGCAGTAGCAACCAGTCACACATCAATTTTAGTTGGTGATTTAGCCAAGATTTTGAAACAAAACGGAATTGAAACAGGTACACGTAGATTATTCAACTGGTTACGGGAACAGCATTACTTAATTAGCCGCAAGGGTGCCGATTACAATTCGCCGACACAACGTTCTATGGAATTAGGGTTGTTTGAAATTAAAGAATCAACACACATCAATGGTGATGGAGTAACAGTAACAACTAAGACACCAAAAGTAACTGGCAAAGGGCAAAACTACTTTATCAACAGATTTATACAAGCAAACTAG
- a CDS encoding recombinase RecT, with translation MAENEVVAKVQSRITQLEQGSNGLTLPSDYSLGNALNSAWLMINDDSKLMATSDGSKAQALLNMAIQGLSPAKSQGYFIPYGQKLTFQRSYFGSLTILKRLENVKDVFAEIVHKGDVFEIGADESGRQIVKNFKPDFSNLDNEIVGAFAVITQTDGTKNYTVMTKKMIDQSWSHAKTTKVQKEFPGEMAKRTVLNRAAKFFINTSGDNDMLIKAINDTTADEYDDKRKDVTPGNSVAAKLETKFNSEKVKSVPDKESSTTDVKSENKTKVIEGENVDDRHEEPEVSEAQEQARKYAKELDKTEPTVEQGELLHRGK, from the coding sequence ATGGCAGAAAATGAAGTTGTAGCAAAGGTTCAAAGCAGAATTACACAATTAGAACAGGGCAGTAATGGGCTGACACTACCCAGTGATTATAGCTTAGGGAATGCACTTAATTCTGCGTGGTTGATGATTAACGACGATTCCAAATTAATGGCTACAAGTGATGGCTCAAAGGCACAAGCATTACTTAACATGGCAATTCAAGGATTAAGCCCAGCAAAAAGCCAGGGTTACTTCATTCCTTACGGTCAAAAATTAACCTTCCAGCGTTCATATTTTGGAAGCCTTACGATTTTAAAACGGCTAGAAAATGTCAAAGATGTGTTTGCTGAAATCGTCCATAAGGGCGACGTGTTTGAAATTGGGGCTGATGAATCAGGTAGACAAATTGTTAAAAACTTTAAACCTGATTTTTCAAATCTTGATAACGAAATTGTTGGTGCCTTTGCGGTAATCACACAAACGGATGGGACTAAGAATTACACGGTTATGACCAAAAAGATGATCGATCAAAGTTGGTCACATGCCAAAACCACCAAAGTACAAAAAGAGTTCCCGGGTGAAATGGCAAAACGAACCGTATTAAATCGAGCTGCTAAGTTTTTCATTAATACAAGTGGTGATAACGACATGCTGATTAAGGCAATCAATGATACGACCGCTGATGAATACGACGATAAGCGTAAAGATGTTACACCGGGAAATAGTGTAGCTGCTAAGTTGGAGACTAAATTTAATTCAGAAAAAGTCAAATCAGTGCCAGATAAGGAATCCAGCACTACGGATGTTAAGTCAGAAAATAAAACTAAAGTGATTGAAGGTGAGAATGTTGACGACAGACACGAAGAACCAGAAGTTAGTGAAGCCCAAGAGCAAGCCCGTAAATACGCTAAAGAACTCGACAAAACTGAACCCACTGTTGAACAAGGCGAACTATTACACCGCGGAAAGTGA
- a CDS encoding PD-(D/E)XK nuclease-like domain-containing protein: protein MNKANYYTAESDWQYWSVSQYKDFEKCEAAATAKLKDEWKPSGSPEPLIVGNYVHSYFESKTAHKAFVANNVGAIISKAGATKGKPKKAYKQADMMIQTFENDDFFNVVYQGEKEVPLEGTIFGVKWKGKLDCLNVKGQYFCDIKTVDDICKRHWNNENRQWVSFVEDREYILQMAVYQELLKQKYGKTFEPFIFAVSKQDVPDKMAINIDQWKLDNALAQIETNVDHFNRVKNGQEEPKHCGKCEYCRMTKRLNGFTEVSDILDKER, encoded by the coding sequence TTGAACAAGGCGAACTATTACACCGCGGAAAGTGATTGGCAATATTGGTCCGTTTCCCAGTACAAAGATTTTGAAAAGTGTGAAGCAGCTGCTACAGCTAAGCTAAAAGATGAGTGGAAGCCGTCTGGCAGTCCAGAGCCATTGATTGTTGGTAATTATGTTCACAGTTATTTTGAGTCTAAGACGGCTCATAAGGCATTTGTAGCTAACAATGTTGGTGCGATTATATCCAAAGCTGGTGCAACCAAAGGCAAACCTAAAAAGGCATATAAGCAGGCTGACATGATGATCCAAACATTCGAAAATGACGATTTCTTCAATGTAGTGTACCAAGGGGAAAAAGAAGTACCGCTAGAAGGAACCATCTTCGGAGTTAAGTGGAAAGGCAAACTCGATTGCTTAAATGTTAAGGGCCAATATTTCTGTGATATCAAGACTGTTGACGATATTTGTAAACGACATTGGAACAACGAAAATCGACAGTGGGTTTCGTTTGTTGAAGATCGTGAATACATTCTACAAATGGCCGTCTATCAAGAATTATTAAAGCAAAAATATGGGAAAACATTTGAACCGTTTATCTTTGCTGTAAGTAAGCAGGATGTTCCTGACAAGATGGCTATTAATATTGATCAATGGAAATTGGATAATGCACTAGCACAAATTGAGACTAACGTTGATCACTTCAACAGAGTTAAAAACGGGCAGGAAGAACCAAAGCACTGTGGCAAGTGTGAGTATTGTCGCATGACTAAGAGACTTAACGGGTTTACGGAAGTATCAGATATTTTAGACAAGGAGCGTTAA
- the ssb gene encoding single-stranded DNA-binding protein: MINRAVLVGRLTNDMELRYTQSGTAVGSFNLAVNRQFKNADGDREADFVSCVIWRKAAESLANFTHKGSLIGVDGRIQTRNYENKQGTRVYITEVIVENFSLLEPKSENQSGTQANTTKPKSSNGTSNPTDPFAGPNPIDIDASDLPF, from the coding sequence ATGATTAATCGAGCAGTATTAGTTGGCAGATTAACCAACGATATGGAATTAAGGTATACGCAAAGTGGTACAGCGGTTGGGTCATTCAACCTTGCCGTTAATCGTCAATTTAAGAACGCTGACGGAGACCGAGAAGCAGACTTTGTCAGTTGTGTGATTTGGCGCAAAGCAGCCGAAAGCTTAGCTAATTTTACCCATAAGGGTTCATTGATTGGTGTTGATGGACGTATTCAAACACGCAATTATGAGAACAAACAAGGAACACGAGTTTATATAACCGAAGTGATAGTTGAGAATTTTTCATTGTTAGAACCTAAAAGTGAAAATCAATCTGGCACACAAGCCAATACAACCAAACCAAAAAGTAGTAACGGGACAAGCAACCCAACTGATCCGTTTGCTGGGCCAAATCCAATTGACATTGATGCTAGCGATCTCCCGTTCTGA
- a CDS encoding DnaD domain protein — MAKQGWIKVYRKITDSLVWSDPNLLKMWILCLTKANHEQVTLNFNGKEIVLYSGQYVTGRRATRDEFNYGSQKRHQISDVSAWRLLKKLESMQMLNIKTTTKYSVVTVINWNSYQETVQHSDNNSTSNRQQPDTDKNVENVKNVEKLVVDGTENNPVDLWTNLWGFPNGVAQTDLSDWREQFGDELVNYAITYAGKRNVKPAGADRYLETVFDGWQKLEVTTVEQAQAEAEKHQQRYSNNRGGFSKSKGQVREALPDWANKDYKPSTEKATPEQIAKLKAQIEAQRKGLEDQT, encoded by the coding sequence ATGGCCAAACAAGGTTGGATAAAGGTTTACAGAAAAATAACTGATTCGCTTGTTTGGTCGGATCCTAATCTCTTGAAGATGTGGATCTTATGCCTAACTAAAGCGAATCATGAACAAGTTACATTAAATTTCAACGGTAAAGAAATAGTTTTGTACAGCGGTCAGTACGTCACCGGACGAAGAGCCACAAGGGATGAGTTCAATTACGGTTCACAAAAGCGACATCAAATTTCTGACGTTTCTGCATGGAGACTGCTTAAGAAATTAGAAAGCATGCAAATGTTGAACATCAAAACAACTACGAAATATAGCGTGGTTACAGTGATTAACTGGAACAGCTATCAAGAAACTGTACAGCACTCCGACAACAACTCGACATCAAACCGACAACAACCCGACACAGACAAGAATGTAGAGAATGTTAAGAATGTAGAGAAGTTAGTAGTAGATGGCACGGAAAATAATCCGGTCGACCTTTGGACGAACCTTTGGGGTTTTCCAAACGGAGTTGCACAAACAGACTTATCAGATTGGCGAGAACAATTTGGTGATGAGCTAGTAAATTATGCAATTACTTACGCTGGCAAAAGGAATGTGAAACCTGCTGGCGCTGACAGATACCTAGAGACTGTCTTTGATGGTTGGCAGAAGTTGGAAGTTACCACTGTTGAACAGGCGCAGGCAGAGGCTGAGAAACACCAGCAGCGTTATTCAAACAATCGTGGTGGCTTTAGCAAATCAAAAGGGCAGGTTAGAGAGGCATTACCTGATTGGGCGAATAAGGATTACAAACCGTCAACTGAAAAAGCAACACCAGAACAAATTGCCAAGTTGAAGGCACAGATTGAAGCACAACGTAAAGGATTGGAGGACCAAACGTGA
- a CDS encoding phage protein — protein MNNETKRDVFERALTEWYDLIFKVGGQGNEAYGYCEFDVTLSKYEKDYDAALPDDLPVIPKAVGEILQSAYGQTNLLGVLDTAKNGYKVSYTLAWIIAYQNTFASAWVLGVWRVEETGEIVKLEVDK, from the coding sequence ATGAACAATGAGACGAAGCGGGACGTGTTTGAGCGGGCACTAACGGAATGGTACGACTTGATTTTTAAGGTCGGGGGACAAGGGAATGAAGCGTATGGATATTGTGAGTTTGATGTAACCCTATCCAAATACGAGAAGGACTATGATGCCGCCTTGCCAGATGATCTGCCAGTGATCCCGAAAGCTGTGGGAGAGATATTGCAATCAGCATATGGGCAAACTAATTTGCTGGGCGTCTTAGACACGGCCAAAAATGGATATAAGGTTAGCTATACCTTGGCATGGATAATTGCCTATCAGAACACTTTCGCTAGTGCATGGGTGCTAGGTGTCTGGCGCGTTGAGGAAACAGGGGAAATCGTGAAATTGGAGGTAGACAAATGA